One region of Pseudomonas sp. ABC1 genomic DNA includes:
- the rplU gene encoding 50S ribosomal protein L21 → MYAVIVTGGKQYKVAEGEYLKIEKLEAATGEAITFDRVLLIGNGEDLKIGAPVVDGAKVTAEVVAQGRHDKVTIIKFRRRKHHMKRQGHRQWFTEVKITGIQG, encoded by the coding sequence ATGTACGCAGTCATCGTAACCGGCGGCAAGCAATATAAAGTTGCCGAAGGCGAATACCTGAAAATCGAAAAACTCGAAGCCGCTACCGGCGAAGCGATCACCTTCGATCGCGTTCTGCTGATCGGCAACGGCGAAGATCTGAAGATCGGCGCGCCTGTCGTCGACGGTGCCAAGGTTACCGCTGAAGTGGTTGCCCAGGGCCGCCATGACAAAGTGACCATCATCAAGTTCCGTCGCCGCAAGCACCACATGAAGCGTCAGGGCCACCGCCAGTGGTTCACTGAGGTCAAAATCACCGGTATTCAGGGCTGA
- the radA gene encoding DNA repair protein RadA, whose protein sequence is MAKAKRMYGCTECGSTFPKWAGQCADCGAWNTLVETVIDGAAPSSGRSSWTGDKANIKTLAEVSVEEIPRFSTASGELDRVLGGGLVDGSVVLIGGDPGIGKSTILLQTLCNIAQRFPALYVTGEESQQQVAMRARRLDLPQDKLKVMTETCIESIIATARQEKPKVMVIDSIQTIFTEQLQSAPGGVAQVRESAALLVRFAKQSGTAIFLVGHVTKEGALAGPRVLEHMVDTVLYFEGESDGRLRLLRAVKNRFGAVNELGVFGMTDKGLKEVTNPSAIFLTRAQEAVPGSVVMATWEGTRPMLVEVQALVDTSHLANPRRVTLGLDQNRLAMLLAVLHRHGGIPTYDQDVFLNVVGGVKVLETAADLALMAAVISSLRNRPLDNDLLVFGEVGLSGEIRPVPSGQERLKEAAKHGFKRAIIPKGNAPKEAPAGLRIIPVTRLEQALDALFE, encoded by the coding sequence ATGGCCAAGGCCAAGCGCATGTACGGCTGCACCGAGTGCGGCTCCACCTTCCCCAAATGGGCCGGGCAATGCGCCGATTGCGGCGCCTGGAACACCCTGGTGGAAACCGTCATAGACGGTGCCGCACCCTCCTCCGGACGTAGCAGCTGGACTGGCGACAAGGCCAATATCAAGACCCTGGCCGAAGTCAGCGTCGAGGAAATCCCCCGTTTCTCCACCGCCTCCGGCGAGCTCGACCGCGTGCTCGGCGGCGGCCTGGTGGACGGCTCGGTGGTACTGATCGGCGGCGACCCCGGCATCGGCAAGTCGACCATCCTGCTGCAGACGCTGTGCAATATCGCCCAGCGCTTCCCGGCGCTCTACGTCACCGGCGAGGAATCCCAGCAGCAGGTGGCGATGCGCGCCCGGCGCCTGGACCTGCCGCAGGACAAGCTCAAGGTGATGACCGAAACCTGCATCGAGTCGATCATCGCCACCGCCCGCCAGGAAAAACCCAAGGTGATGGTGATCGACTCGATCCAGACCATCTTCACCGAACAACTCCAGTCGGCCCCCGGCGGCGTCGCCCAGGTGCGCGAGAGCGCGGCGCTGCTGGTGCGCTTCGCCAAGCAGAGCGGTACAGCGATCTTCCTGGTCGGCCACGTCACCAAGGAAGGCGCCCTGGCCGGGCCACGGGTGCTGGAGCACATGGTCGACACCGTGCTGTATTTCGAGGGCGAGTCGGACGGCCGCCTGCGCCTGCTGCGGGCGGTGAAGAACCGCTTCGGCGCGGTCAACGAGCTGGGCGTGTTCGGCATGACCGACAAGGGCCTCAAGGAGGTCACCAACCCCTCGGCGATCTTCCTCACCCGCGCCCAGGAAGCGGTACCCGGCAGCGTGGTGATGGCCACCTGGGAAGGCACCCGGCCGATGCTGGTGGAAGTGCAGGCACTGGTGGACACCAGCCACCTGGCCAACCCGCGTCGCGTCACCCTGGGCCTGGATCAGAACCGCCTGGCCATGCTGCTGGCCGTGCTGCACCGCCATGGCGGCATTCCGACCTATGATCAGGACGTGTTCCTCAACGTGGTTGGCGGGGTCAAGGTGCTGGAAACCGCTGCCGACCTGGCGCTGATGGCGGCAGTCATCTCCAGCCTGCGCAACCGCCCGCTGGACAACGACCTGCTGGTGTTCGGCGAAGTCGGCCTGTCCGGCGAGATCCGCCCGGTGCCCAGCGGCCAGGAACGCCTCAAGGAAGCCGCCAAGCACGGCTTCAAGCGCGCCATCATCCCCAAGGGCAACGCTCCCAAGGAAGCTCCGGCGGGTTTGCGCATCATCCCGGTGACACGCCTGGAACAGGCGCTGGATGCGCTGTTCGAATAA
- the rpmA gene encoding 50S ribosomal protein L27, with amino-acid sequence MAHKKAGGSTRNGRDSESKRLGVKLFGGQVIKAGNIIVRQRGTQFHPGVGVGIGKDHTLFAKVEGVVKFEVKGAFGRRYVSVVAA; translated from the coding sequence ATGGCACACAAAAAAGCTGGCGGTTCTACCCGCAACGGTCGCGATTCCGAAAGTAAACGCCTTGGCGTGAAACTGTTCGGTGGTCAGGTCATCAAGGCCGGCAACATCATCGTCCGTCAACGTGGCACTCAGTTCCACCCCGGCGTTGGCGTTGGCATCGGCAAGGATCACACCCTGTTCGCGAAAGTGGAAGGCGTGGTCAAGTTCGAAGTCAAAGGCGCTTTCGGCCGTCGCTATGTGAGCGTCGTCGCAGCCTGA
- the proB gene encoding glutamate 5-kinase, with product MRDKVSGARRWVVKIGSALLTADGRGLDQAAMAVWVEQMVALRAAGVELVLVSSGAVAAGMSRLGWAERPKAVHELQAAAAVGQMGLVQAWEASFGRCAQQTAQILLTHDDLSDRKRYLNARSTLRTLVDLGVVPVINENDTVVTDEIRFGDNDTLAALVANLVEADLLVILTDRDGMFDADPRHNPDATLISEARADDSALDAVAGGTGGALGRGGMQTKLRAARLAARSGAHTIIVGGRIEQVLARLKAGERLGTLLTPERERHAARKQWLAGHLQTRGTLVLDAGAVSALRQGHRSLLAVGVKAVEGSFRRGEMVVCVGPDGTEVAHGLANYSAAEARRISGHSSDEIEALLGYVDDPELIHRDNMVII from the coding sequence ATGCGGGACAAGGTGAGTGGTGCGCGGCGCTGGGTGGTGAAGATCGGCAGCGCTTTGCTGACGGCGGATGGGCGTGGCCTGGACCAGGCTGCGATGGCAGTCTGGGTCGAGCAGATGGTGGCCTTGCGTGCCGCCGGTGTCGAACTGGTGCTGGTGTCTTCCGGGGCGGTTGCCGCCGGCATGAGCCGTCTCGGCTGGGCCGAGCGACCGAAGGCAGTGCATGAGTTGCAGGCCGCTGCCGCCGTCGGGCAGATGGGGCTGGTGCAGGCCTGGGAGGCCAGCTTTGGCCGTTGTGCCCAGCAGACTGCGCAGATCCTCCTGACCCACGATGACCTTTCCGACCGCAAGCGTTATCTCAATGCCCGCAGCACCCTGCGCACCCTGGTCGACCTCGGTGTGGTGCCGGTGATCAACGAGAACGACACCGTGGTCACCGATGAGATCCGCTTTGGTGACAACGATACGCTGGCGGCGCTGGTGGCCAACCTGGTGGAGGCGGACCTGCTGGTCATCCTTACCGACCGTGACGGCATGTTCGATGCCGACCCCAGGCACAACCCGGATGCGACGCTTATCAGCGAAGCACGTGCCGATGATTCGGCGCTCGACGCGGTGGCGGGCGGTACCGGTGGTGCGCTGGGCCGTGGTGGGATGCAGACCAAGCTGCGCGCGGCACGCCTTGCCGCCCGTTCCGGGGCGCATACGATCATTGTCGGTGGGCGTATCGAGCAGGTGCTGGCCCGGCTCAAGGCGGGAGAGCGCCTGGGCACGCTGCTGACGCCTGAGCGCGAGCGGCATGCCGCCCGCAAGCAATGGTTGGCCGGTCACCTGCAGACGCGCGGCACGCTGGTGCTGGACGCAGGTGCGGTGAGCGCGCTACGGCAGGGGCACCGCAGCCTGCTGGCGGTGGGCGTCAAGGCCGTCGAGGGATCGTTCCGGCGCGGGGAGATGGTGGTCTGCGTGGGGCCGGACGGTACCGAAGTTGCGCATGGCCTGGCCAACTACAGTGCTGCCGAGGCGCGCCGCATCAGTGGGCATTCCTCCGACGAGATCGAAGCCCTGTTGGGTTATGTCGACGACCCGGAGCTTATTCATCGCGACAATATGGTCATCATCTGA
- a CDS encoding FKBP-type peptidyl-prolyl cis-trans isomerase, whose protein sequence is MSDLDLSTDESRVSYGIGRQLGDQLRDNPPPGVDLEAVVVGIRDAFAALESRVSAQDLNASFAVIRERMQAKAQAEAEAAAAEGRAYLEENAKREGVTVLASGLQYEVLSSGEGAKPSRDDSVRTHYHGTLINGTVFDSSYQRGQPAEFPVSGVIAGWTEALQLMNAGSKWRLHVPSELAYGAQNVGSIPAHSVLVFDVELLDVL, encoded by the coding sequence ATGAGCGACCTTGATCTTTCCACCGATGAGTCCCGCGTAAGTTATGGGATAGGCCGTCAACTGGGCGACCAGTTGCGTGACAATCCGCCGCCGGGCGTCGATCTCGAAGCAGTGGTCGTCGGCATCCGCGATGCGTTCGCCGCATTGGAAAGCCGCGTCAGCGCGCAGGACCTCAATGCCAGTTTCGCCGTGATCCGCGAGCGGATGCAGGCCAAGGCCCAGGCCGAAGCAGAAGCCGCCGCTGCCGAGGGGCGTGCCTACCTGGAAGAGAATGCCAAGCGCGAAGGCGTTACCGTGCTGGCTTCCGGTCTGCAATACGAAGTGCTGAGCAGCGGGGAGGGCGCCAAGCCATCCCGTGATGACAGTGTCCGCACCCATTACCACGGTACGCTGATCAACGGCACGGTCTTCGACAGCTCCTACCAGCGTGGCCAGCCGGCCGAGTTTCCGGTGTCGGGTGTGATTGCGGGTTGGACAGAGGCACTGCAACTGATGAATGCCGGCAGCAAATGGCGTCTGCATGTGCCGAGCGAGCTGGCCTATGGTGCCCAGAACGTCGGTAGCATTCCTGCGCACAGCGTGCTGGTGTTCGACGTGGAGTTGCTGGACGTTCTCTGA
- a CDS encoding polyprenyl synthetase family protein, with protein MQPQSFYTVVADDFTAVDGIIRSQLTSRVPLVEKIGDYISSAGGKRLRPLLVLLTGKALGYQDEQLRLLAATIEFLHTSTLLHDDVVDMSGMRRGRSTANALWGNAPSVLVGDFLYARSFEMMVRLGSMQVMRIISHATCVIAEGEVLQLSKVRDASTTEEIYMEVVRAKTAMLFEASTHSAAALAGATEVQCTALRTFGDHLGIAFQLVDDLLDYRGDSETLGKNVGDDLAEGKPTLPLIYAMREGSAEQAALVRRAIQKGGLDDLEQIREAVESSGALDYTANLARQYAERAIECLQELPASPYRDALEELSRFAVARTH; from the coding sequence ATGCAGCCCCAGTCCTTCTATACAGTAGTGGCGGACGATTTTACCGCTGTCGACGGTATCATCCGCAGCCAACTGACCTCCCGTGTTCCACTGGTGGAAAAGATCGGCGACTACATCTCCTCGGCCGGTGGAAAACGCCTGCGTCCGCTGCTGGTACTGCTCACAGGCAAAGCCCTGGGCTACCAGGACGAGCAACTGCGCCTGCTGGCAGCCACCATCGAATTCCTGCACACCTCGACCCTGCTGCACGACGACGTGGTGGACATGTCCGGCATGCGCCGTGGCCGCTCCACCGCCAACGCACTCTGGGGCAACGCGCCCAGCGTACTGGTCGGCGACTTCCTCTATGCCCGCTCCTTCGAAATGATGGTCCGGCTCGGCTCGATGCAGGTCATGCGTATCATCTCCCACGCGACCTGTGTGATCGCCGAAGGCGAAGTCCTGCAACTGTCGAAGGTACGCGACGCCAGCACCACCGAAGAAATCTACATGGAAGTGGTCCGCGCCAAGACGGCGATGCTGTTCGAAGCCTCCACCCACAGCGCCGCGGCCCTGGCCGGCGCCACCGAGGTGCAGTGCACCGCGCTGCGCACCTTCGGTGATCACCTGGGCATCGCCTTCCAACTGGTCGACGACCTGCTCGACTACCGGGGCGACAGCGAAACGCTGGGCAAGAATGTCGGTGACGACCTGGCCGAAGGTAAACCGACCCTGCCTCTGATCTACGCCATGCGCGAAGGCAGCGCCGAACAGGCCGCACTGGTTCGCCGCGCCATCCAGAAGGGTGGCCTGGATGACCTGGAGCAGATTCGCGAAGCCGTCGAGTCCTCAGGTGCGCTGGACTACACCGCCAACCTGGCCCGTCAGTATGCCGAGCGGGCGATCGAGTGCCTGCAAGAACTTCCCGCATCCCCCTACCGGGATGCCCTGGAAGAATTGAGCCGTTTTGCCGTGGCCCGCACTCACTGA
- the mscL gene encoding large-conductance mechanosensitive channel protein MscL, with product MSFISEFKTFAVRGNVIDMAVGIIIGAAFGKIVSAFVDGVIMPPLGLLIGGVDFSDLAIVLKEAAGDTPAVLLSYGAFIQTVVDFAIVAFAIFLAIKAINHLKREEAAAPSEPAAPSAEEVLLTEIRDLLRSQNKSD from the coding sequence ATGAGTTTTATCAGCGAGTTCAAGACATTTGCCGTACGCGGCAATGTGATCGACATGGCGGTCGGTATCATCATCGGCGCCGCGTTCGGCAAGATCGTCTCGGCGTTCGTCGATGGCGTGATCATGCCGCCGCTGGGGCTGCTGATCGGTGGCGTGGACTTCTCGGACCTGGCGATCGTGTTGAAGGAAGCGGCGGGTGATACCCCTGCCGTACTGCTCAGCTATGGTGCGTTCATCCAGACGGTGGTGGACTTCGCCATCGTGGCCTTTGCCATCTTCCTGGCGATCAAGGCGATCAATCACCTCAAGCGCGAAGAGGCCGCCGCGCCTTCCGAGCCGGCAGCGCCTTCAGCCGAAGAAGTGCTGTTGACGGAAATCCGTGACCTGCTCAGGTCGCAGAACAAATCCGACTGA
- a CDS encoding YdcH family protein, giving the protein MHVEHHPLTKDFPERRELLSELRQSDAHFAQQAQQYEELDKRICRIEDGIELLDDGALQALKNERVALKDDIARQLKRASGSCCGKCGG; this is encoded by the coding sequence ATGCACGTTGAACACCACCCGTTGACCAAGGACTTCCCCGAGCGCCGCGAACTGCTGAGCGAGCTGCGCCAGAGCGATGCGCACTTCGCCCAACAGGCCCAGCAATACGAAGAGCTGGACAAGCGCATCTGCCGCATCGAGGACGGCATCGAACTGCTCGACGACGGCGCCCTGCAAGCGCTGAAGAACGAGCGCGTCGCCCTCAAGGACGACATCGCCCGTCAGCTCAAGCGTGCGTCCGGCTCCTGCTGCGGCAAGTGCGGCGGCTGA
- a CDS encoding cytochrome-c peroxidase has product MNRTTPLLLGSLLLMAGTSSADELRDRANAIFKPIPAKITEVRGKQVSEDQAILGHKLWFDPRLSRSHIISCNTCHNLSLGGGDNVTTSIGHGWQKGPRNSPTVLNAVLNAAQFWDGRAKDLQEQAKGPVQASVEMNNTPDRVVATLKSIPEYVGDFQKAFPKDKDPVSFDNMAYALEAFEVSLTTPNSPFDRYLKGEDKALDAQQKQGLALFMDAGCIACHNGVNLGGQGYFPFGVIKKPGADILPEGDKGRFAVTNTANDEYVFRAAPLRNVALTPPYFHSGEVWDLEQAVAIMGDSQLGRTLKPNEVASITAFLHSLTGEQPQVAYPVLPASTATTPKPE; this is encoded by the coding sequence ATGAACAGAACCACACCCTTGCTGTTAGGCAGCCTGCTCTTGATGGCAGGCACCTCCAGCGCAGACGAGTTGCGCGACCGCGCCAACGCCATATTCAAGCCGATCCCGGCGAAGATCACCGAAGTACGCGGCAAGCAGGTCAGCGAAGACCAGGCCATTCTCGGCCACAAGCTGTGGTTCGACCCGCGCCTGTCGCGCAGCCATATCATCAGTTGCAACACCTGCCACAACCTCAGCCTTGGCGGCGGCGACAACGTCACCACGTCCATCGGCCACGGCTGGCAGAAAGGCCCACGCAACTCGCCGACCGTCCTCAACGCGGTGCTCAATGCCGCACAGTTCTGGGACGGCCGCGCCAAGGACCTGCAAGAGCAGGCCAAGGGCCCGGTGCAGGCAAGCGTGGAAATGAACAACACGCCCGACCGGGTGGTGGCCACGCTCAAGAGCATTCCCGAGTACGTAGGGGACTTCCAGAAAGCCTTCCCAAAAGACAAGGACCCGGTCAGCTTCGACAACATGGCCTACGCACTGGAAGCCTTCGAAGTCAGCCTGACCACACCGAACTCGCCCTTCGACCGCTACCTCAAGGGTGAGGACAAGGCCCTGGACGCCCAGCAGAAACAAGGCCTGGCGTTGTTCATGGACGCCGGCTGCATCGCCTGCCACAACGGCGTCAACCTGGGCGGCCAGGGTTACTTCCCGTTCGGCGTGATCAAGAAACCGGGCGCCGACATCCTGCCCGAAGGCGACAAGGGCCGCTTCGCGGTCACCAACACGGCCAACGACGAGTACGTGTTCCGTGCCGCGCCATTGCGCAACGTCGCCCTGACACCGCCCTACTTCCATAGCGGCGAGGTCTGGGACCTGGAGCAGGCCGTTGCCATCATGGGCGACAGCCAGCTGGGACGCACGCTGAAGCCGAACGAGGTCGCCTCCATCACGGCCTTCCTGCACAGCCTGACCGGCGAACAGCCGCAAGTGGCCTACCCGGTCCTGCCCGCCAGCACGGCTACCACACCGAAGCCGGAATAA
- a CDS encoding TIGR00645 family protein — protein MERFIENAMYASRWLLAPIYFGLAFALLALAIKFFQEVVHILPAILTLSEADLILRLLSLIDMALVGGLLVMVMISGYENFVSQLDIDESKEKLDWLGKMDSGSLKMKVAASIVAISSIHLLRVFMDAQQIDNEKLLWYVILHLTFVLSAFAMGYLDKLSKH, from the coding sequence ATGGAGCGTTTCATCGAGAATGCCATGTATGCCTCGCGCTGGCTGCTGGCCCCTATCTACTTCGGCCTGGCCTTCGCATTGCTGGCGCTGGCCATCAAGTTCTTCCAGGAAGTCGTCCATATCCTTCCGGCGATATTGACGCTGAGCGAAGCCGATCTGATCCTCCGGTTGCTGTCGTTGATCGACATGGCGCTGGTCGGCGGCCTGCTGGTGATGGTGATGATCTCCGGCTATGAGAACTTCGTTTCCCAGTTGGATATCGACGAGAGCAAGGAAAAGCTCGACTGGCTTGGCAAGATGGACTCCGGCTCGCTGAAAATGAAAGTCGCGGCCTCCATCGTGGCGATCTCGTCGATCCATCTGCTGCGGGTGTTCATGGATGCCCAGCAGATCGATAACGAGAAGCTGCTCTGGTACGTGATCCTGCACCTGACCTTCGTCCTCTCGGCGTTCGCCATGGGCTATCTGGACAAGCTGTCCAAGCACTGA
- a CDS encoding Lon protease family protein: MSDPLAASLRLAPDALTRPFQSDQFAFVTTDELEPFFGVLGQERAVEALQFGVAMPRPGYNVFVMGESGTGRFSFTRRYLRAEAKRLETPSDWVYVNNFDEQREPRALELPQGSASALIEDMGQLIGNLLSTFPAVFEHPSYQQKKSAIDRVFNQRYDKALDVIEKLALEKEIALYRDSSNIAFTPMKDGKSMDEADFAQLPDAERERYHADIAALEVRLNEELASLPQWKRESVNQVRQLNDETISQALEPLLAPLSEKYAENAGVQAYLQAVQVNLLKTVVEQLVDENRSEAQGRQLLEDQYSPSLMVGHPLDGGAPVVFEPHPTYDNLFGRIEYGTDQGALYTSYRQLRPGALHRANGGFLLLEAEKLLSEPFVWEALKRALQSRKLKMESPLAEIGRLATVTLTPEFIPLQVKVVIIGSRQLYYTLQDLDPDFQEMFRVLVDFDEDIPLAEDSLEQFAQLLKTRTHEEGMAPLTAAAVARLATYSARLAEHQGRLSACIGDIFQLVSEADFMRQLAQDTVTDVGHIERALRAKATRTGRVSARILDDILAGVILIDSEGAAIGKCNGLTVLEVGDSAFGMPARISASVYPGGSGIVDIEREVNLGQPIHSKGVMILTGYLGGRYAQEFPLEISASIALEQSYGYVDGDSASLGECCALISALSRTPLKQCFAITGSINQFGEVQAVGGVNEKIEGFFRLCEARGLSGEQGVIIPSANVATLMLDERVLEAVRQERFHVYAVRQVDEALSLLAGEAVGGADASGAFPEGSVNARVVARLRDIAQIGMAEEVKEDAREESTPSASDTDT, translated from the coding sequence ATGTCTGATCCCCTCGCCGCAAGCCTGCGTCTGGCGCCCGATGCGCTGACCCGTCCCTTTCAGTCCGATCAATTCGCCTTTGTCACCACCGATGAGCTGGAGCCCTTCTTCGGCGTGCTCGGGCAGGAGCGTGCCGTCGAAGCCTTGCAGTTCGGCGTGGCGATGCCGCGTCCGGGGTACAACGTGTTCGTCATGGGCGAGTCCGGCACTGGGCGTTTCTCCTTCACGCGCCGCTACCTGAGGGCCGAGGCCAAGCGCCTGGAGACACCGTCCGACTGGGTCTACGTCAACAATTTCGACGAGCAGCGCGAGCCACGGGCGCTGGAGCTGCCGCAAGGCAGCGCGAGTGCGCTGATCGAGGATATGGGGCAATTGATCGGCAACCTGCTGTCGACCTTTCCCGCCGTGTTCGAGCACCCGAGCTATCAGCAGAAGAAGAGCGCCATCGACCGTGTCTTCAATCAGCGCTACGACAAGGCGCTGGATGTGATCGAGAAGCTGGCGCTGGAAAAAGAGATCGCCCTGTACCGCGACAGCAGCAATATCGCCTTCACGCCGATGAAGGATGGCAAGTCGATGGACGAGGCCGACTTCGCGCAATTGCCGGATGCCGAGCGCGAGCGTTACCACGCCGATATCGCGGCGCTGGAGGTTCGCCTCAACGAGGAACTGGCCAGCCTGCCGCAGTGGAAGCGTGAGTCGGTCAACCAGGTGCGCCAGTTGAACGATGAAACCATCAGCCAGGCGCTGGAGCCGCTGCTCGCGCCATTGTCCGAGAAGTACGCGGAGAACGCCGGCGTGCAGGCCTACTTGCAGGCGGTGCAGGTCAACCTGCTGAAAACGGTGGTCGAGCAACTGGTGGACGAGAACCGCTCTGAAGCCCAGGGCCGGCAACTGCTGGAAGACCAGTACAGCCCGAGCCTGATGGTCGGCCATCCACTCGACGGCGGTGCGCCGGTGGTGTTCGAGCCGCATCCGACCTACGACAATCTGTTCGGTCGTATCGAATACGGCACCGACCAGGGCGCGCTCTATACCAGCTACCGGCAGTTGCGCCCGGGCGCGCTGCATCGGGCCAATGGCGGTTTCCTGCTGCTGGAGGCGGAGAAGCTGCTGAGCGAGCCGTTCGTCTGGGAAGCCCTCAAGCGAGCTTTGCAGTCGCGCAAGCTGAAAATGGAGTCACCTCTGGCCGAGATCGGCCGCTTGGCCACGGTCACCCTGACGCCGGAGTTCATCCCGCTGCAGGTCAAGGTGGTGATCATCGGTTCGCGGCAGCTCTACTACACGCTGCAGGACCTGGATCCCGACTTCCAGGAGATGTTCCGTGTGCTGGTGGATTTCGACGAGGACATTCCGCTGGCCGAAGACAGCCTGGAGCAGTTCGCCCAGTTGCTGAAGACGCGTACCCATGAGGAAGGCATGGCGCCCTTGACCGCCGCCGCCGTGGCGCGCCTGGCGACCTACAGCGCACGCCTGGCCGAGCACCAGGGGCGTTTGTCCGCCTGCATCGGCGATATCTTCCAACTGGTCAGCGAGGCGGACTTCATGCGCCAGTTGGCCCAGGACACGGTGACCGACGTCGGGCATATCGAGCGGGCGCTCAGGGCCAAGGCGACCCGGACCGGGCGCGTCTCGGCGCGGATTCTCGATGACATCCTGGCGGGCGTGATCCTGATCGACAGCGAAGGCGCGGCCATCGGCAAGTGCAACGGGCTGACGGTGCTGGAGGTCGGTGATTCTGCCTTCGGTATGCCGGCGCGTATTTCCGCTTCCGTCTATCCGGGCGGCTCCGGCATCGTCGACATCGAGCGTGAGGTCAACCTGGGGCAGCCGATCCACTCCAAGGGGGTGATGATCCTCACCGGCTACCTGGGCGGTCGTTACGCGCAGGAATTCCCGCTGGAAATCTCCGCCAGCATCGCGCTGGAGCAATCTTACGGCTACGTGGACGGCGACAGCGCCTCGCTGGGCGAGTGCTGTGCGCTGATCTCGGCGCTGTCGCGCACACCGCTCAAGCAATGCTTCGCCATTACCGGTTCGATCAACCAGTTCGGCGAGGTGCAGGCGGTCGGTGGGGTCAACGAGAAGATCGAGGGCTTCTTCCGTCTTTGCGAGGCGCGCGGCCTGAGTGGCGAACAGGGAGTGATCATTCCCTCTGCCAACGTCGCGACCCTGATGCTCGACGAGCGGGTACTCGAAGCGGTGCGCCAGGAGCGTTTCCATGTCTATGCCGTGCGCCAGGTCGACGAGGCGCTTTCGCTGCTGGCCGGAGAGGCCGTTGGCGGTGCCGATGCGTCGGGGGCGTTCCCGGAGGGCAGTGTGAATGCGCGGGTCGTCGCACGCTTGCGCGACATCGCGCAGATCGGCATGGCAGAGGAGGTCAAGGAGGACGCACGGGAAGAAAGCACTCCGTCGGCGAGCGACACGGACACGTGA
- the cgtA gene encoding Obg family GTPase CgtA produces MKFVDEVSIFVKAGDGGNGMMSFRREKFIEKGGPNGGDGGDGGSVYLVADENLNTLVDYRYTRRFMARNGEKGGSTECTGAKGDDLLLPVPVGTTVIDAATQDVIGDLTVAGQKLLVAQGGWHGLGNTRFKSSTNRAPRQTTPGKPGDARDLKLELKVLADVGLLGLPNAGKSTFIRSVSAAKPKVADYPFTTLVPNLGVVSVGRYKSFVIADIPGLIEGAAEGAGLGIRFLKHLARTRLLLHLVDMAPLDESDPADAAEVILRELEKFSPALAQRERWLVLNKADQILDEEREERLRHVVERLEWTGPVFVISALESEGTEALSQAIMRYLDERQERIAEEPAYAESLAELDQQIEDEARARLQELDDQRALRRTGVKAVGDAFEDDDDFDDDDDEGGAEIFYVR; encoded by the coding sequence ATGAAATTCGTCGATGAAGTATCCATTTTTGTAAAGGCCGGTGACGGCGGTAACGGCATGATGAGCTTCCGGCGCGAGAAGTTCATCGAGAAGGGTGGCCCCAACGGTGGTGACGGCGGTGATGGCGGCTCGGTGTACCTGGTCGCTGACGAGAACCTCAATACCCTGGTCGATTATCGCTACACACGCCGCTTCATGGCGCGTAACGGCGAGAAGGGTGGCAGCACCGAGTGCACGGGGGCGAAAGGCGATGACCTGTTGCTGCCGGTGCCCGTCGGCACCACGGTGATCGATGCTGCGACCCAGGACGTGATTGGTGATCTCACGGTAGCCGGGCAGAAGCTGCTGGTCGCGCAGGGTGGTTGGCACGGCCTGGGCAACACCCGCTTCAAGTCCAGCACCAACCGCGCTCCGCGCCAGACGACGCCAGGCAAGCCGGGCGATGCGCGCGACCTGAAGCTGGAGCTGAAGGTGTTGGCCGATGTCGGTCTGCTGGGCCTGCCGAATGCCGGCAAGAGCACCTTTATCCGTTCTGTGTCGGCGGCCAAGCCGAAGGTCGCGGATTATCCGTTCACGACGCTGGTGCCGAACCTTGGCGTGGTCAGTGTCGGGCGCTACAAGAGCTTCGTCATCGCCGACATCCCGGGGTTGATCGAGGGTGCCGCCGAGGGTGCTGGCCTCGGTATTCGTTTCCTCAAGCACCTGGCGCGTACCCGCCTGCTGCTGCACCTCGTGGACATGGCGCCGCTGGATGAGAGCGATCCGGCCGATGCGGCGGAAGTGATCCTGCGCGAGCTGGAGAAGTTCAGTCCGGCACTGGCCCAGCGCGAGCGCTGGCTGGTGTTGAACAAGGCCGACCAGATACTCGACGAGGAGCGCGAGGAGCGCCTGCGGCATGTCGTCGAGCGCCTGGAGTGGACGGGGCCGGTGTTCGTCATCTCTGCCCTGGAGAGCGAGGGCACCGAGGCGCTGAGCCAGGCGATCATGCGCTATCTTGACGAGCGTCAGGAGCGTATCGCCGAGGAGCCTGCCTATGCCGAGTCGCTGGCCGAACTCGACCAGCAGATCGAGGATGAGGCCAGGGCGCGCTTGCAGGAACTCGATGACCAGCGTGCGTTGCGTCGCACCGGCGTCAAGGCCGTGGGTGATGCGTTCGAGGATGACGATGATTTCGATGACGACGACGATGAGGGCGGCGCGGAGATTTTCTACGTCCGCTGA